The window ATATCGCGAATGTTTTTGTTGACAATAGTGTTGACTTCAAGCAATCTCCTGACAGCAATCCCGGATCAGACCGGAGGAGACATGCCCAGCCGTCATGTCGTCGTCAGGACCATCGACCGACCGGCCCCGGACGCCGTCGCCCGGCTCGCCGAGGCCGGGTCGTCCACCGTCCACGAGGCCATCGGCCGCCGTGGCTTCGCGGGCACCGACCTGAAACCGAACCAGCACAACGTACGGGTGGCGGGCCCGGCGGTGACGGTCAGCTCGCATCCCGGGGACAACCTGATGATCCACGCGGCCGTCGAGGTGTGCCGCCCCGGAGACGTCCTCGTGGTGACCACCACTTCCCCGTCCACGGACGGCATGTTCGGCGAACTGCTGGCGACGTCCCTCGCCGCCCGCGGTGTCATCGGCCTGGTCACGGCGGCCGGGGTGCGCGACACCGTGGAACTGCGGGAGATGGGCTTCCACGTCTGGGCCCGTGCCGTGTCCGCGCAGGGCACGGTGAAGGCGTCCCCGGGCTCGGTCAACGTGCCCGTGACGCTGGGCGGGGTGTCCGTGCGGCCCGGGGACGTCGTCGTCGCCGACGACGACGGTGTGGTCGTCGTACCTCGCGCGGAGGCGGAGGAGGCGGCCGAGCTGGCGGAGAAGCGGATCGCGAAGGAAGCCGTCAACCGGGAGGTCCTGCGTTCCGGGACGCTGGGCGTGGACCACTACGGACTGCGCGCCCGGCTCGCCGAACTCGGCGTCACCTACCAGGACTGACCCCTCGCCCCGCTCCGGCCGTGCCGCGGGAGAGCGGCACCGCCGGC is drawn from Streptomyces bottropensis ATCC 25435 and contains these coding sequences:
- a CDS encoding 4-carboxy-4-hydroxy-2-oxoadipate aldolase/oxaloacetate decarboxylase, with translation MPSRHVVVRTIDRPAPDAVARLAEAGSSTVHEAIGRRGFAGTDLKPNQHNVRVAGPAVTVSSHPGDNLMIHAAVEVCRPGDVLVVTTTSPSTDGMFGELLATSLAARGVIGLVTAAGVRDTVELREMGFHVWARAVSAQGTVKASPGSVNVPVTLGGVSVRPGDVVVADDDGVVVVPRAEAEEAAELAEKRIAKEAVNREVLRSGTLGVDHYGLRARLAELGVTYQD